GGTGCCCGCGCTGTTCGGCGACGCGGAAGGCCTGATGCTTTCGCTCGGCCAGCGCTGGATCACCATGCTGGTGGCCAAGCTGGACCAGGCGGCCCACGAGGGCGCGTCGGCCGAACAGGTGCGAGCCGACCTCGAAGCCGCCGAGCCCGGCCTGCACGCGCTGGTGAGGATCGGGTCACGCCGCTCGGTCCGGGTGCGATCGCTCTCTCGGGGCGAACACGTGGCCGTGGGCCTTTTCGGCGGGCCCGCCGGGGATCGGCAGACCGTTGCATGACCGATCGGGGATGCTGGCGCGGCTGACCGGCCGCTACGCGATCCTGATCGTGGGCCTGTGGGTGCTGGCGGCCGGCGTCGCCAATCTAGCGGTCCCCCAATTGGAACGAGTTGTCGAGACCCACGCCCGATCCTTCATGCCGCCCGCCGCGCCCAGCGCGGTGGCCGCCGCCCGCGCGGCCGAACTGTTCAACCAGACCCCCAGCAACAACTTCGTTTACGTTGTGCTGGAACGCAATCAGCGGCTGACACCGAGCGACCGCCAGTTCTATGACGCGCTGACGACGACGCTGGGTTCCGATCACCGTCACGTGTATGCGGTGACCGATCTCTGGTCCCAACCCGCGACGGCCGCGGGCGCGCAGAGCTCGGACGGGCGGGCCGTCAGCGTGATGGTGCGGCTGGCCGGAATGCTCGGCACCTCCCAGGCTCGCGACTCGGTGAATTCCGTGCGCGCCGCCGTCCAGAAGCTTTCGCCCCCGGCCGGCCTCGAAGTCCATGTCACCGGCCCGGGCGCCACGATTGTCGACGAGTTCTCCGCGATCGACCGGCAGATGCTCGGGATCACCGCCGCCACGATCGGCCTCATCCTGCTGTTGTTGCTGATGGTGTACCGCTCGCCGGTGGCCGCCGCGATTCCGCTGATCTCGGTCGGCCTCGCGCTGGCACTGGCCCGCGCCATCGTCGCCGCGCTGGGCCAGGCCAATATTGTTGAGGTGTCGCTGTTTTCGGTGGCGCTCATGGCGGCCATGACGCTGGGCGCGGGCACCGACTACGCGATCTTCCTGGTCGGCCGCTATCACGAAGGGCGCCGCCGCGGCGTCGCGCCGGAGCAGGCGCTCACACAGGCCTATCGTTCGATCGCACCCGTCGTGATCGGATCGGCGCTGACCGTGTCGGTGGCGCTGGCCTGCCTGGTGTTCGCGCATGTGGGCTCGTTCCGCAGCGCCGGATTGCCGTGCGCCATCGGCATTCTGGCAACCATGGTGGCCGCGCTGACCCTGACCCCCGCGCTCATGGGGTTGGCCGTGCGTCGCGGATATCTCGAACCGCGCCCGTCGACCACGGCGCGGCGCTGGCGCCGCGTCGGCACCTCCGTGGCCCGCTGGCCCGGGCCGATCCTGGCTGCCGCGTTGGGGTTGACCCTGCTCGTCGCGCTCCCGCTGGCAGGCATGCGCATCGGTTTCAACGAGCCCGCCGCCACGCCGTCGTCGACCGACTCCAACCGCGGCTATGCCAGCGCCGACCGGCATTTCGCCGCGAACGCGCTGCTGCCCGATGTCATCGCGATCCAGGCGGATCACGACCTGCGCAATCCGGCCGGCCTGATCGCGATCGAACGGGTCACCCGCCACATCATGGCCGTCCCCGGCGTGCGTGCGGTGCAGTCCGCCAGCCGACCCGACGGCAAGGTGCCCGAACAGGCGACGCTGAGCTATCAGGCCGGCGTGCTCGGCCGTCAGTTCGGCGACACCATGGACTCGCTGACCCGGCGTCTGCAGCGGGTCTCCGAATTGGACGGCGCGCTGGCGCAGACCCAGACTGCCGTCGACGGACTCGGCAAGGGATTGCGCGGCGGCAGCGCGGGCTTGGCCGACATGTCCGGCGCCGCCGAAGACATGCGCGCCGGGATGGACGGATTGCAGCGCAACGTCACCACCGTGTCGGGCTACCTCGACCCGCTGCGCGACGTCGTCGGGCGCACGCCCGACTGCGCCGCCAATCCGATCTGCTCGACGGTGGACCGGGTGCTGCAACCCGTCGACAGCCTGGTGCAGACTTCGGCGCGGCTCGACGCCGGCGCGACGAAACTGACCAGTGGCTCGAGCACGGCCGCCGCGGCGATGGCCGGCCTGCCGCAGAGCGTGACGACAATGAAAGACGCCCTGGGACAGGCTCGTTCGGCTACCCATGACCTACTGACGCTGACCGATACGCTCGGACCACAGATGCGTCAGCTGACCGACTACATGAACGAGATCGCCACGCAGTTCCAGGGCAGCGCCGTGGCGGATTTTTATATGCCGCAGCGGGCGCTGACCGACCCGCGTTACGCAGCCGTGTTGAGCCGCCTGATCTCCGAGAACGGCCGCGCCGCTTATCTTCTCGTCTATGGCGACGGGTCGGAGTGGGGCGCCGACGGCGCCCAGCGGGCAGACCAGGTCCGTACCGCCATCAAGGAGGCCACCAAGGAGGGCGCCCTGACGCCGGTGGAGGTCGACCTCGCCGGTGTCGGGCCGGTGACCGCCGATCTGCAGCGCTTCGTCGCCGGTGACACCACCCTGCTGGTCGGTGCCGCGCTGGTGCTCATCTTCTTGATCGTCACCGCGATGCTGCGCAGCCCGGTCGCCGGGCTCGTCGTCGTCGGCACCGTCGTGTTGTCCTACGCGTCGGCCATTGGTGCGAGCGTGCTGATCTGGCAGCACCTGCTTCATCAGGATCTGCATTGGGCCGTGGCGCCGATCGCGTTCATCGCGCTGATCGCCGTCGGAGCCGACTACAACCTGTTGCTGGCGCTGCGCATCAAACAGGAGGCGGCGGCGGGCCTTCGGACCGGCATCATTCGCGCCTTCGGCGGCACCGGCGGAGTGGTCACGGTCGCCGGCATCGTCTTCGGCCTGACCATGCTGGCCTTGCTGAGTAGCAGCGTGCTCAGCATCGCCCAGATCGGCACGACGATCGCGGTCGGGTTGTTGCTCGATACCCTCGTGGTGCGCGCGTTCGTCGTGCCGTCCATCGTGGCGCTGCTGGGCCGGTGGTTCTGGTGGCCGAGTCCGCTTCCCCGCCGCGCCGCGGCCGCGGAGGTGAAAACGCCTGAGCCGCAGCTGGTTACTGCGGGGGTGTGAACGACGACGGCAGCCCGACCAGCACGCCTTCGACGTCGCCGTCGGCGCTCACCAGCAGCCCCCGCCCCGGCGGCAGCGCCTGGGCGCGGACGTTGCGGTTGATCCGGTTCTGCGGGTCGTTGTCCATATAGAGCTGAGCGACTTTCGCCGAGTTCTGGAACCTGATCCACGGATCCATTTGCAGCGTCGCCCAGTTCGCGCTGTTGCGGGTGGTGAACACGTGCAGGCCGATCTGGCGGGCACGCTCCATCAGCTTCCACAACGCTGCTCCCACCGGCGGCTTGGGCGGGTAACTCTGATCGGGGCGCAGATCCCCAATGTCGTCGATGAGCACGAAATGCCGTGCGCCTTCCCACGGCTTGAGCGCGCGTAGCTCCTCCTGGCTCAGACCCTTGGGAGGCAGCCGGGGCAGTAGCACCTGCTGCGCCAGGGCGGTGATCACCTCGTCGATCTCGTCCTGGTCGTAGGCGTACGCGCGCACATAACCCGGCCCGTGCAGATCGCGCAGGCCGTGCGGGGCGGTCTTGGGGTCGATCAGGGTCAGCTGCGCTTCCTCGGGGCTGAAGCGGTTCATGATCGCCTCGCCAATTGAGACCAGCGACAAGGTCTTTCCGCAGCCCTGCCGCCCCAGGATCATCACCCCCGGGCTTTCGCGCAGCTTGATCGGGACCGGTCCCAGTTCGTGGCGTTCGCCGATGGCAAACGAGATCGACAGGTCGTCCCCGGTCGGGTGGGCGGCCTCGTATTCCAGGATCGCCTTGAGTTCCACCCGCGCCGGGAGCCGCTGCAGGGTTGCGTGCTTGGTCACGCCGGCGACGTCCGCGATGCGGGCGCCGACGTCGACGATGTTGACCATCGCGCCGGTGGCCGGGTCGGTCAGGGCCGGCATACCGACTCTCAGCTCGTGCAAGCTGTCGGTCAGACCGAAGCCGGGGCGATTCAGGGTCCGCCGCGCCGCGTCCCGCGACTCGAGCGACGAGTGGCCCATCTGGCTTTCGCTCGGGTCTGCCAACCGCAATTGGATTCGCGCCGTGGCGTTTTGCAGCAGGCTTTGCCGTTGCCCGTGAATCCAGCCGCCGGCGCTGCACATCACGTGCACCCCGTATTCGGGACCGCGGCTGCTCAGCGAGATGATGCGGTCGCCCAGGACGGTGTCCTTCGAGTACAGGTCGTCATAGTCGTCGACCACCACGAAGACATCGCCGAACGGGTCGTTGGCGTCGGTGCCGCCCAGGCCGTCGCTGCCCGGCGCGAACCGGCGCTCGCGGAATCCGTCGAGGTCGATCTTGAGCCGCCGGAACGAATCTTCGCGCGCGTCGATCAGGGCGTCCATGCTGCTCAGAATGCGCTCGATGCCCTCGGCGTCCTTCGGCGAGACGATGTCGGTGACGTGCGGCAGTGACGCGGCCTGGGCGAGGGTCGCCCCGCCGATGCAGAAGAACGTGACGCGGGCGGGGCTGTACATCGTTGCCGCCGAACACATCAGCGTCATCAAGGTCGTCGTCTTGCCGCGCTGCTTGGCCCCGACGACGATCACGTTGCTGCGCAGCGCGTCGACCGCGTGCACCACCTGCTTGGACTCTTCGGGAATGTCCATCACACCCACCGGGAACATCAGGCCCGCGTTGCGGCCGTAGTCGACGTGCCAGGGCTTGCCCCGGTATCCCGCGACCAGAACGTCAATCGGCTCCGGATTCTCCAGCGGCTCCAGCCACGGCCGGCGCGGCGAGCGGTGCGGCACGTTGTGCAACGACTCCCGCAGCACGTCGACGATCTTCTTCCGCTTGAAACCGTCCTCGTAGTACAGGAATTCGTCGGGCTCGGCGTCCACCGCGGCGGCGGCTTCCAACGCGGTGGCGTCGGCGGCATCCAGCGGCTGGAACTGCCAGTTGTACAGCCGGGGCTTGGTCAGGGTCATGTCGACCGTCTCGGCGACTTCCTTGGTCTTGGGCACCACGAACGGAGCGGAGAGGTAGAAGCAGCGGAACGGCTCCAGGTCGCGCGGCCCCACCTTCAGCAGGCCGAACCCGTTCTCCTTCGACGGCAGGTGGTAGGCGGCGTCCGAGCCGATGACCTCGCGGCTGTCGTCGCCCGACTCGGCGCGCAGTGCGATGCGGAAGGCGATGTTGGACTTGACCTTTTGCAGCGAGGACAGATCCAGGCGCTGGCCACCGAGCATGAAGAACACGTTGGCGCCGCGGCCCTCCTGGCCGATGTGGATGATGAGGTTGATCCACTTCTCGTGGTTGGCGAACAGTTCCAGGTACTCGTCGACGATGACGAGCAAGACGGGCACCGGGGGCAGGTCGCGCCCGGCGAGGCGGATCTCCTCGTAGTCGTTGGCGTCGCGCGCGCCCACCGAGGTGAACAGCTCGTAGCGTTGCTTGATCTCACCGTCGATGACCCGGCGCATCCGCTCGGCCAGGTGGCGTTCGTCCTTGCCGAGGTTGGACAGCGCGGCCACGACGTGCGGGATGCCGAGGATGTCCTGGGCCGCCGACTCGAACTTCATGTCGACGAAGATGACGTTGAACGTCTCCGGGGAGTGGGTCAGCGCGATGCCGTAGACCAGCGACAAGAAGAACTCCGACTTACCCGAGCCGCTGGTGCCGATGACCACGGAATGAAAGCCGAAGCCGCCGAAGTCCTTTGCGCGGATGGTGACGTTCTGCAGCTCGCCGTTGGGTTTGGCCCCGACGGGGACCTCGCACCAGCGCTCGTCGCCGCGGCCGCGCCGCTCGGCCCACAGCCGGTCGACGTCCAGGTCGCGTGGGTCGCTGATGCCCAGGGCGCGCAGCAATTCGGTTGCGCCGCTGACGGAATCAGCGATCTCGCTGCGGCTGGTCGGTGACCAGCGCGCCATCGCCCGCGCGTAGCGGTAGGCGCGGTGCACGGAGAGCTGGTCGGCGTGCGCGAAGAACTTGTTGCGCACCCGCAGCAGGGGCGCCGGGCGGCCGTCTTCTCCGTCGGAGTCCGAGCCGTTGCGGTGCAGGGCGATTTCGCCATTGACCGAACCGTTGGGTGACCTGTGCCGCTCGCTGAGCTCGAACACCTGGTCGGCGGCGAAGCCCACGCCGGTGCCGACGCGTGAGGCGATGCGCAGGAGGGTGATTCCCGCCTTGCCGACCTGGCCGACGACGCTCTCCCAGGCATCAGGGCTACCGGTGTTGTCGTCGACGATCACCAAATGCGGGCCTAAATCGACGGTGTCCGTGGCGGTTTCCAGGGCCGACCCCATCGCGGTGGGGCTGGCCGCGGCCAACGGCGTCCAGGCGCCACGCTTGCCCTTCATGTGCAGCTCGGCGCCCAGGGTCTCTTCGAGTTCCTCCGGCGTGGCGAAGACCAGGCGCCGAAACCCGCACGCGTCGAACAGTTCGTCGTGCAGGTTGTGCGGCAGCCAGACGATCCACGACCACACCTCGGGGTTGCGCGTCACCACCATCAGCTTGACGTCGCGCGGGTTGTGAAAGACGGCCAGCGAGCACAACACCGAGCGCATCAGCGATCGCAGCCGGTCCAGGTCCTCGCCCACGAAGCTGAAGCCGGGGGACGACCGCAGGTTCACGACCTTGGCGATGTCGCGAATCTTGCGCTGCTCCAAGATGAAATCGCGCAGCGCCTGCCCGGTGACGGGTTCGAGCTCCTCGTCGGAGGCGATGTCGGGCCAGGTCACCGAGAGCACCGAGTCCGGTGCGTGCTGCACGCCCGTGCCGAGCCGCGCCTCCAGGAAGTCCGCGTCGGCGCGGCCGCGTTCCCACATGCGCGGGCCGCCGATGATCGCGCCCAGGCCACGCGGGTCGGAATGCACCGAGTTCTGCCATTCGCGTTGGGCGCACACCGCGGTCTGGATTTCGTCACGGTTGCCGTCAAGATCGCGCAGGTAGCGGCGACGGCCCTTCTCCATTTCGCCCCAGGTGATCTTGCGAGCGCGGCCGAAGCGGCCAGAGAACGCCAGCATGCTGAACGCGCCGATGCCCATCAGCGGGAAAAAGCCGGTGGTCAGGCTGCGGACACCGGAAACATAAAGCATGACGATGGTGCCGATGAGCGCGACGATCAGCGCCGGCACACCGATCATCACCCAGATGTTGCGTGGCTCGCGTTCCGGCAGCGCGATCGGCGCGCTGGGTGCTACCCGAACCGGTTTCGGCGGCTCGATCTTGACGCGGTTGATGGGGAACGCTTTCTTGGACATGTTTTAGCCTCCCGGCTTCGCCGATGTCGTCACCACAGCCACCTTGCCCAGCGCTGGTACGGTGTCACGCGCCAAAAGCGCTGCCTCCCTGGACAGCGCGGGACCCGAAGCGAACGTGCGCAGCAGCGGCCAGGGCGCCTGTAACGCTGAGCCCGGGTCAAGCCCGAGCGCCCGCAGCGTCGTCTCGTCGTTGGCGATCCCGAACCGAACCCCGTTGTCGGACACCCAGAACAGCGATTCGCGGGAGTCGGAAGTGACCACGCCGCTGGTCGATGTCACGAAATTCGCCGCACCCGGCAACACCAGCACCTGGTTGGCGACCACTGATGCCGGGTCGTTGTCGTCACGCACCAGATGAACGATTCGGTTGTCCAGGTAGGACGGTGTCGGCAGACCGCGCCCGTTGTAGACCACGACGCGGGCCCGCGGATCCGTCGACGCCTTCTCCCAGCCGACGCAGGTCGTCGGATCGGCCGCGGTGTCAATGAAATTCAGGCGCTTGGTCGGGTAGTAGTCGACGGCCAACGAGCTCACCTCCGGGATGTTGACCAGCACGTCGGGGGTCACCACGCGCGGCGCGGTCGACCCGTACGAGTTGGCGCTGCGCAACAGGTCCGCCACGAAGCTGGTGACCTTTTGCACCCCCTCGGGCAACAGGACGTAGAACTGCTTGCCGCCGCTGGCGGTTTGGGCCTGCAGCACCGCGCCCACCTGTGATCCCGAAACCCACGTCGATGGCGTGCCCGCCAGGGGTACCTGGGGGACGCCGAGCGGTTCGGTCGCCGGCAGCGCGTCGTAGAGGGCTCGCGAAATCTCCACCGGCAGCGTCACTCCCGGGTCGAGCCCCAGGCTGAGCGTGACCGCCCGGTTGACCGGATCGATCTGGGAGCGCTTGCCGCCCCAGATGACATAGGTGTTGCCCTCGAACGTGACCAGCAGCCCGGCGTCGTCGCGCAGCGGTGTGGCGCGGTCGTAGGCGTCGAGCTGGCCGGCGATCGAGGTCACCACCGGCCGTTCCGGGCTGCGCGGGCGTCCCGCGGTGTCGCACACCGCCCAGGCCGAGGTCGCGCCCCGATGGACCGGCATTGCCGCCGGCGCCCCGGGGATGCCGACCAGCGGCCCGGTCGGATACTTCGCTATCTCGGCGGGTTTCACCCAGGTCGGCTGATTCGCCGTCCCCGTCGCCAGCCGCGCGGACGTCAAGTTCAGCGCCGGGTAGAGCCGGCCGTCGATCTTGGCGTAGAGCGCCCCGGAGTCGCGGTCGCCGATGATTGCCGAATCCCCCACGATGCCAGTGGGTTTCAGCACATTCAGCAGCAGCATCCAGCCCGAGGCGATAGCCACGAGGAGCACTGACAGCACCAACGCCGCCGTCTGCTTGCGGTCGTCGTGTTTCATGCGCACCGTGAAGCGGGTGGTGGCGGCCCGCAGCCGCCGGTTGTAGAACAGGTGCCCAGAGTTCTGGTCGCGATTAGACAAACTCAGCGGCATGCTCAGTACCCCTTGGGTGCTCGGTGAGGATCGGCCTGCTGAATCCGATCGGCTAGATTCGACGCGTCGACCGCGACCCCGTAGCGGCCCATCGCGTAGTTGATGAACGCGCATGCCTGCGCGACGAGGTTGTGGATGTCGCGCGAGGTCCCCGGCTGGTGGTAGGCCGCGAACGTGGGCGCGATGAATTGCCACGCGCCCTGGCTGGGGGTCCCCCGCGCCGCGTTGGAATCCCAATCGTTGATCGCGTTGGCGTTGTAGTTGGACTCGCGGCGGGCCACCAGATCCATGCCCCGTTCCCAGCGGGCGCGCGCCGCCGGGTCATGAATGCCCTTGATGTCCAGGGCCTTACGGATGGCCGCCAAGACCGCGGGACGGCCTGCGGCCTGGTTTCTGTGCATCGATCGCCTTCGCGGGTAGTGCAATCGGCGCAGGCGCAGGGCGAGCAGCCTTGCGCGCCTGCGCGATCGGGCGATGTGTTGATGCTGGGTCCGCAACCTCGTCGCCGTGCGCGCCATGGCCTCACGCCGACCGATCGGCGTATCGGCGGCCGGGGTCACGTCCGATTCGGCGGCTTCGAGTACCGCCCGCGTCGCTGCGCGGCCGTGCGCATGATCGGCCCGCGCGACCGCGACGATCGCCCCCAGCGCCCGGTCGGTGTGGCTTGAGTGGCTCAGCAGCTTGATCGCGGCGCCCGAGCGAGTAGCCGCCGCGCGCGGCAGCGCAGGTGCGTGTCGCGCTATCGCATCCGTCTGCTCCGAAACGCCACCGATGCGCGGACTTAGGGAGGTGCCCGCGAAGAGATTGTGGGCGCGGGCCAATGCCGCGACCGCTTGCATTCTCAGGGGATCGGCCATCAACTACCCCGCCCCAATCCACCTGTGCGCCGCCACGGCGCCGCATCCTTGCCGGACACTCGAGCTAGTACTCCCACACCCTCCTGGCCGCGGAATCCGCGGTCGCTGCAGACGTACCTAATAGCATGCACGTATCGACAGTTCCGCTGTCAATAACGGGCAACCCAATGTGAGTTGGGGCCGGCCGGCCGCGATTACGTAGCGAACCCTACTGCCGGGCGCAGTGCCCGACCACTCACCTGTTGGCTAGTCCTTGGGTTCGTCCTCGGACGGCATGATCACGATCCGGCGGTTGGGCCTGTTGGTGACCACCGTCGGCTTGGCCTCGCTGGATTTGCTGCCCGGGGCGCTCGGCGGGACCGTCAGGCGGCCCTTTACCGGCTGGCCGTTGGGCACGCCAGGGGCGGTCACCCGCTTCTCGACCGGCTTGTCTTTGTTGCCGCCTTCGCCACCGGCGCCCATTGCACCCGGCGGCATCATCGGCATCCCGGTCATTCCCGTCTGTCCGGGCATGGCGGGCATGCCGCCGGTTGCCGGCATGATCGGGGCCTTGGCGCCGGCCGGGGTCGTCGGCGGCGATGATGTCGGCACCGGCGGCGGGCCAAGTGAACTGGCCGGAACGGTGCCGCCACCGCCGAGGCCGGCACCGCCCCCGGCGCCGCCTCCCAGCCCGGCGCCGCCGGCTCCGACACTGTCGACCAGGTGAGCACTGTCGGCGAGAGATGCGGCGCCGTGCGCACCCTGAACCGCGCTCATCAGCGGCTGAAGGGCGCTTTGGCCGGCCTGCATCGCCTGCTGGGGAAGCTGAGTCATCGGCCCCATGACGCCACCCATCGCGCCACCCATCGCGCCCGTCACGCTGGACAGCATTTGCTGGATCATCTGCATCTCTTGCTGCCCGTTTGCCTCATTGGCCGGGAACTTCGCCGCGGCGTCGGCCGCGTGCGCGCGACGATCCGCGTCGGCCGTTTCGGCATCTGCCGCGTCTTGCGGGACGCCGGTGTTGCCGGCCGCTCCGACCATCCCCTGCCCGCCGTCCACAGGCGAGGCTCCGCCCGGCGGAACAGGAAATGGCCTGGGAATAGACGCTGGTGGTCCGCTACCTAGCCCCAAAGTGGTTGGCAAATCGGATCGGATGGGTCCGCCGGGAGTACCCACAATCTCACCTCCACCCCAGTCGGAAAGCCCGCAAACGTTCGAGGCTTATCCAGGCACTGCCGATTACTCGTACCGCCATTTTGGCATAAGCCGCCCAGAACGGTATTCACCCGAGGATTGAGGTCCCTCTACGAACCGCTTCGATGGCTGATCGCGTCAAACCAGGCCATGTGGTAATTCGTCAGGTATTCGTGGCCGTCGATCAGCGCCTCGATCGCCGCCAAAAGCATCCAATCGCCGACGGCCGCTGGATCGTGCTTGGGATATGCGGTCATCACCGAGTGCTGAATGTCGGCGACACATTCGCGCAACATCTCGACTTCGCGTTCCAGCACGCCCGTCTTTCGCACTGCGGGCGCGGCGACGGCCTGCGCAATCCGCGGTAGTCCGTCGCGGCGGCGCACCGCTTCAACCAACGTCGGGCCGAGCTCATCGACGTGCGGCGCGGCCGAGCGAGCCGGTCGATCGCCGCTTAGTGCGGGTTCGTCGAATCCAGGCTCTGCGACGTAGGTGTTGGCGTGGTGGGCGGCCGCAACCGTGATGGCGCCGAGCAGATCGACGACGTTCGCGTCATGGCGCCGCGGCGTCGGCTCGAGCAGGGTCACGTGGGCGGGCAACCGGACGTGGGGCGGCATCCACCCGCCGGCGAGATCGGTGACCAGCGTCGTGGTGCCGTCGTCGCGGAGGCCGGCCGCCCATGACAGTCGCGGCTCCTGACGAGCGACCGCATCGACGAGCCGCTGGAGCCGCTGCTGTTCGGCCGCCCGGCCGGACACCGCGCCTGCCGTCGCGCCCGTTGCCGCGGACGCTGCCGATGCGCTGGCCATCGCTGACGAACCCGCGCCGGCATGTCCCGCGGCCGCCCCAGCTGCCGTGCGCTCAACCGGCGAGACCAGCGGCCCGCCCGCCGACGGGGACGACGCCGGCGACGGCGCTACCGGCGCACCCGAGATCGGACCGGCCGGAGCGGATGGCACCGACGGTGGTGCCACGACAGGCGGGCGAAGGTCAGAACCGTAGGCGGGCAACGATCCTGATGGGATGGACGGTCCGCCGCCGACTGAGGCCCCGGGCGACGACCACGAACTACCGGTCATGACCGCCGGCGCTACGGACGTGGCTCCGCCGGTTGTCATCGGGGCGGGGGCTGCCGGCGGGGGCGCGTCGACGGGAGGCGTTGCCGCAATGAACGCTCCGGCGCTGGGCACAGTCGGTGCAACTGCCGGCACGCCCTGCGGGGTTTGGGGCGTCCCGCCGTCGAATGCGTTAAACGCTCCCGACGAAAATACTTGCCCCTGAGGGCCTGTCGCCTGGCCCGTCGCAAAGCCCGATGTGAAGGATTGAGCCAGGTTGGGCTGAGCGCCTTGGCCGAGGCCGGCCGGTGACATCGACATGCCGCCGCCTTGAATGCCTGACATTCCTGGCGATACGGTTCCTGCGCCACCCGACAACGGCGCGCCGGTCGGCACACCCGTCGAGGCTCCTGGTGACGGACCCAGGAACTGTGTGCCGTGGCCCTGAAGGCCACCCACTGGCGCCCCTGATGATGGGCCAGCTGTCGCACCGCCACCCGGCGCCTGTACACCATGCCCCTGCAGGCCGCTGACCGCTGACGATGGTCCCGTTGCACCACCGCCACCCGGCATCTGTACACCATGCCCCTGCAGGCCGCTGACCGCTGACGATGGTCCCGTTGCACCACCGCCACCCGGCATCTGTACACCATGCCCCTGCAGGCCGCTGACCGCTGACGATGGTCCCGTTGCTCCACCGCCACCGCCACCGCCACCTGGCACCTCAGCACCGTGGCCCCCGGCGCCACCGAGGGC
The sequence above is drawn from the Mycobacterium marseillense genome and encodes:
- a CDS encoding RND family transporter, whose translation is MHDRSGMLARLTGRYAILIVGLWVLAAGVANLAVPQLERVVETHARSFMPPAAPSAVAAARAAELFNQTPSNNFVYVVLERNQRLTPSDRQFYDALTTTLGSDHRHVYAVTDLWSQPATAAGAQSSDGRAVSVMVRLAGMLGTSQARDSVNSVRAAVQKLSPPAGLEVHVTGPGATIVDEFSAIDRQMLGITAATIGLILLLLLMVYRSPVAAAIPLISVGLALALARAIVAALGQANIVEVSLFSVALMAAMTLGAGTDYAIFLVGRYHEGRRRGVAPEQALTQAYRSIAPVVIGSALTVSVALACLVFAHVGSFRSAGLPCAIGILATMVAALTLTPALMGLAVRRGYLEPRPSTTARRWRRVGTSVARWPGPILAAALGLTLLVALPLAGMRIGFNEPAATPSSTDSNRGYASADRHFAANALLPDVIAIQADHDLRNPAGLIAIERVTRHIMAVPGVRAVQSASRPDGKVPEQATLSYQAGVLGRQFGDTMDSLTRRLQRVSELDGALAQTQTAVDGLGKGLRGGSAGLADMSGAAEDMRAGMDGLQRNVTTVSGYLDPLRDVVGRTPDCAANPICSTVDRVLQPVDSLVQTSARLDAGATKLTSGSSTAAAAMAGLPQSVTTMKDALGQARSATHDLLTLTDTLGPQMRQLTDYMNEIATQFQGSAVADFYMPQRALTDPRYAAVLSRLISENGRAAYLLVYGDGSEWGADGAQRADQVRTAIKEATKEGALTPVEVDLAGVGPVTADLQRFVAGDTTLLVGAALVLIFLIVTAMLRSPVAGLVVVGTVVLSYASAIGASVLIWQHLLHQDLHWAVAPIAFIALIAVGADYNLLLALRIKQEAAAGLRTGIIRAFGGTGGVVTVAGIVFGLTMLALLSSSVLSIAQIGTTIAVGLLLDTLVVRAFVVPSIVALLGRWFWWPSPLPRRAAAAEVKTPEPQLVTAGV
- the eccCa gene encoding type VII secretion protein EccCa, whose product is MSKKAFPINRVKIEPPKPVRVAPSAPIALPEREPRNIWVMIGVPALIVALIGTIVMLYVSGVRSLTTGFFPLMGIGAFSMLAFSGRFGRARKITWGEMEKGRRRYLRDLDGNRDEIQTAVCAQREWQNSVHSDPRGLGAIIGGPRMWERGRADADFLEARLGTGVQHAPDSVLSVTWPDIASDEELEPVTGQALRDFILEQRKIRDIAKVVNLRSSPGFSFVGEDLDRLRSLMRSVLCSLAVFHNPRDVKLMVVTRNPEVWSWIVWLPHNLHDELFDACGFRRLVFATPEELEETLGAELHMKGKRGAWTPLAAASPTAMGSALETATDTVDLGPHLVIVDDNTGSPDAWESVVGQVGKAGITLLRIASRVGTGVGFAADQVFELSERHRSPNGSVNGEIALHRNGSDSDGEDGRPAPLLRVRNKFFAHADQLSVHRAYRYARAMARWSPTSRSEIADSVSGATELLRALGISDPRDLDVDRLWAERRGRGDERWCEVPVGAKPNGELQNVTIRAKDFGGFGFHSVVIGTSGSGKSEFFLSLVYGIALTHSPETFNVIFVDMKFESAAQDILGIPHVVAALSNLGKDERHLAERMRRVIDGEIKQRYELFTSVGARDANDYEEIRLAGRDLPPVPVLLVIVDEYLELFANHEKWINLIIHIGQEGRGANVFFMLGGQRLDLSSLQKVKSNIAFRIALRAESGDDSREVIGSDAAYHLPSKENGFGLLKVGPRDLEPFRCFYLSAPFVVPKTKEVAETVDMTLTKPRLYNWQFQPLDAADATALEAAAAVDAEPDEFLYYEDGFKRKKIVDVLRESLHNVPHRSPRRPWLEPLENPEPIDVLVAGYRGKPWHVDYGRNAGLMFPVGVMDIPEESKQVVHAVDALRSNVIVVGAKQRGKTTTLMTLMCSAATMYSPARVTFFCIGGATLAQAASLPHVTDIVSPKDAEGIERILSSMDALIDAREDSFRRLKIDLDGFRERRFAPGSDGLGGTDANDPFGDVFVVVDDYDDLYSKDTVLGDRIISLSSRGPEYGVHVMCSAGGWIHGQRQSLLQNATARIQLRLADPSESQMGHSSLESRDAARRTLNRPGFGLTDSLHELRVGMPALTDPATGAMVNIVDVGARIADVAGVTKHATLQRLPARVELKAILEYEAAHPTGDDLSISFAIGERHELGPVPIKLRESPGVMILGRQGCGKTLSLVSIGEAIMNRFSPEEAQLTLIDPKTAPHGLRDLHGPGYVRAYAYDQDEIDEVITALAQQVLLPRLPPKGLSQEELRALKPWEGARHFVLIDDIGDLRPDQSYPPKPPVGAALWKLMERARQIGLHVFTTRNSANWATLQMDPWIRFQNSAKVAQLYMDNDPQNRINRNVRAQALPPGRGLLVSADGDVEGVLVGLPSSFTPPQ
- the eccB gene encoding type VII secretion protein EccB, which gives rise to MPLSLSNRDQNSGHLFYNRRLRAATTRFTVRMKHDDRKQTAALVLSVLLVAIASGWMLLLNVLKPTGIVGDSAIIGDRDSGALYAKIDGRLYPALNLTSARLATGTANQPTWVKPAEIAKYPTGPLVGIPGAPAAMPVHRGATSAWAVCDTAGRPRSPERPVVTSIAGQLDAYDRATPLRDDAGLLVTFEGNTYVIWGGKRSQIDPVNRAVTLSLGLDPGVTLPVEISRALYDALPATEPLGVPQVPLAGTPSTWVSGSQVGAVLQAQTASGGKQFYVLLPEGVQKVTSFVADLLRSANSYGSTAPRVVTPDVLVNIPEVSSLAVDYYPTKRLNFIDTAADPTTCVGWEKASTDPRARVVVYNGRGLPTPSYLDNRIVHLVRDDNDPASVVANQVLVLPGAANFVTSTSGVVTSDSRESLFWVSDNGVRFGIANDETTLRALGLDPGSALQAPWPLLRTFASGPALSREAALLARDTVPALGKVAVVTTSAKPGG
- a CDS encoding transglycosylase, with translation MADPLRMQAVAALARAHNLFAGTSLSPRIGGVSEQTDAIARHAPALPRAAATRSGAAIKLLSHSSHTDRALGAIVAVARADHAHGRAATRAVLEAAESDVTPAADTPIGRREAMARTATRLRTQHQHIARSRRRARLLALRLRRLHYPRRRSMHRNQAAGRPAVLAAIRKALDIKGIHDPAARARWERGMDLVARRESNYNANAINDWDSNAARGTPSQGAWQFIAPTFAAYHQPGTSRDIHNLVAQACAFINYAMGRYGVAVDASNLADRIQQADPHRAPKGY